A portion of the Bdellovibrio bacteriovorus genome contains these proteins:
- the murG gene encoding undecaprenyldiphospho-muramoylpentapeptide beta-N-acetylglucosaminyltransferase, producing MKSSTSKKTIVIAGGGTGGHIYPGIAIARAIQKIDPQIEVHFVGTSRGLESKIVPREGFPLHLIESGQLNVKSPIQKIKTLLKIPKALWQSVQLLGRLKPLYVIGVGGYASGPFVLAASTIGFNTAIWEPNAMPGMANRLLSRFVDKCFVVFGDAKKHLKNDQVLQPGMPVRAEIESAVHEKHSDEKFHLLAFGGSQGSRVINNALSDAILKGGDWVKDLSVVHQVGSADIQTILAKYQAPPCEVKPQEFIYDMPKYYQWADIIVCRGGASSLAEAAAFGIIPIVIPLPAADDHQQRNAESLVAKNAARMILQKDLTPERLISEIQALRNDKQLREQMVQNIKAFYIPQAATAIAKEILQ from the coding sequence ATGAAAAGTTCTACGTCAAAAAAAACCATTGTTATTGCTGGGGGCGGGACCGGCGGTCATATTTATCCAGGTATTGCCATTGCTCGCGCGATTCAAAAAATCGATCCTCAAATTGAGGTGCATTTTGTCGGGACCTCACGGGGACTCGAAAGTAAAATTGTGCCTCGCGAGGGTTTTCCACTGCATCTCATTGAATCTGGGCAATTAAATGTGAAAAGTCCGATTCAAAAAATCAAAACTCTTTTAAAGATTCCTAAAGCCCTGTGGCAATCCGTTCAGCTTTTAGGACGTTTAAAGCCATTGTACGTGATTGGCGTCGGTGGTTATGCTTCGGGCCCGTTCGTGCTTGCTGCTAGCACTATTGGTTTTAATACGGCCATCTGGGAACCCAATGCGATGCCGGGAATGGCTAATCGTCTTTTATCTCGCTTTGTGGATAAGTGTTTTGTGGTTTTCGGGGATGCTAAGAAGCATCTGAAAAACGATCAGGTTTTGCAGCCAGGCATGCCGGTGCGTGCTGAAATCGAATCTGCGGTTCATGAAAAGCACTCGGACGAAAAATTTCATCTTTTGGCCTTCGGAGGCAGTCAGGGTTCTCGCGTTATTAACAATGCTTTGAGTGACGCCATTTTAAAAGGTGGCGATTGGGTGAAGGATCTTTCTGTCGTTCATCAAGTGGGTTCTGCAGACATTCAGACGATTCTGGCAAAATACCAAGCGCCTCCGTGCGAGGTAAAGCCTCAGGAATTTATTTACGACATGCCGAAGTACTATCAATGGGCGGACATTATTGTCTGTCGCGGTGGGGCCAGTTCCTTGGCAGAAGCCGCCGCTTTCGGAATCATCCCGATCGTGATCCCATTGCCCGCGGCCGACGACCATCAGCAAAGAAATGCTGAAAGCTTGGTGGCTAAGAACGCAGCAAGAATGATTTTACAGAAAGATTTAACCCCTGAACGTTTGATTTCTGAAATACAAGCGTTAAGAAACGATAAGCAATTGCGTGAGCAGATGGTTCAGAATATAAAAGCGTTTTATATTCCTCAAGCTGCGACCGCGATCGCAAAGGAAATCTTGCAATGA
- the ftsW gene encoding putative lipid II flippase FtsW: MLRYLSSSLFLAIITLLGIGLVQVYSSSFIFAIESYGDGLFFFKRQLLFAIMAFCVLVGTVHIPFRWIEKYGWVMWLAATLGVAATYVPGLGVRVGGALRWIQLPFGLRLEPGEILKIAFSLWFASLLTRQGNFLSRVKWPWLFIATVVPLGLLLKQPDFGTFAIIVIVGVTSLFAFGLQWRYIIAAFAVMVPSFYMLVMTVPYRRARVLAFLDPWSDPAQKGFQVIQSMLSFHSGGLTGVGLGQGQGKLFFLPEAHTDFTMAVFGEEMGFVGFLFLLALYGFVVFRGIQIAVKAEDTFKRSLALGLSVTFALSVFINAGVVMGLLPTKGLTLPFLSYGGSSLLALCFMFGLILNIENSMEDDKVARRFGTRWAAKKS, translated from the coding sequence ATGTTGAGATATTTATCCAGCAGTCTTTTTTTGGCCATCATTACGCTACTAGGAATCGGCCTGGTTCAGGTCTATTCTTCTAGCTTCATCTTTGCGATTGAGTCTTACGGTGATGGACTCTTCTTTTTCAAACGCCAACTTCTTTTCGCCATTATGGCTTTTTGCGTTTTAGTGGGAACGGTTCACATCCCTTTTCGTTGGATTGAAAAATACGGTTGGGTGATGTGGCTGGCAGCAACTTTGGGTGTTGCGGCTACTTACGTTCCAGGTTTGGGCGTTCGAGTTGGTGGGGCTTTGCGCTGGATTCAACTTCCTTTCGGACTGCGCTTAGAACCCGGAGAGATCTTAAAGATTGCTTTTAGTTTGTGGTTTGCAAGTCTGTTGACTCGTCAAGGAAACTTTCTGTCGCGTGTGAAATGGCCTTGGCTGTTTATCGCGACCGTTGTTCCATTGGGTCTTTTGCTTAAACAGCCCGATTTCGGAACTTTTGCGATCATCGTCATCGTCGGTGTGACGTCTCTTTTTGCTTTCGGATTGCAGTGGCGTTACATCATTGCCGCTTTCGCGGTGATGGTGCCTTCTTTTTATATGCTCGTGATGACCGTGCCTTATCGTCGCGCTCGTGTTTTGGCTTTTTTGGACCCCTGGTCGGATCCTGCACAAAAAGGCTTTCAGGTGATTCAAAGTATGTTGAGTTTTCACTCCGGGGGCTTGACGGGAGTCGGCTTGGGACAAGGACAAGGAAAGTTATTTTTCTTACCGGAAGCGCACACGGATTTCACCATGGCCGTTTTTGGTGAAGAAATGGGTTTTGTGGGATTTTTGTTCTTGCTCGCCCTTTATGGTTTTGTGGTCTTCCGCGGAATCCAAATAGCGGTGAAAGCCGAAGACACTTTTAAAAGATCTTTGGCCTTGGGCCTTTCGGTGACATTTGCTTTAAGTGTTTTCATTAATGCCGGGGTGGTCATGGGACTTCTTCCGACAAAAGGTCTCACTTTGCCATTCCTCAGTTATGGCGGAAGTTCTTTATTGGCATTGTGTTTTATGTTCGGATTAATCCTGAACATCGAAAACTCAATGGAAGATGATAAAGTGGCTCGAAGATTCGGGACACGTTGGGCAGCAAAAAAATCATGA
- the murD gene encoding UDP-N-acetylmuramoyl-L-alanine--D-glutamate ligase — MYKEFSDLKDKRILVVGLGKTGASLAHFLTKHGAQVTVTDHKSKPELSTQLEQLGELPIKFELGGHSPKTFIAQDLVILSPGVPSNLKIFDYARSQGIRITGEFEFSAGFIKEPIIGLTGTNGKTTVAKITEAILKESGIKTWVGGANDKPLVDYLRSDEKAQVVIAEVSSFMLEHCDSFNPMNIVFTNLAENHLDRYRSMEEYVNAKRRIFKNTNQATTSILNADDNAVVELARDPAVQRGRIFYFSRKPALEPQIMNIGGAVNIGDEIRVRTGPEIEKAFSIKNMKMRGKHSVENLMAAILASREHGATREAVQKVIDTFTGLPHRIEYVRKVGGVMFYNDSKATNVHAVLRALDTFDENVILIAGGKDTNLNYEPLRTAVKRKVKTLILVGEAKERINRDLGDFSETFLIGTFEEAVLIAYQKSRIGDTVLLSPGCSSFDMFDSFEERGDYFKEIVRKFH; from the coding sequence ATGTATAAAGAGTTTAGTGATTTAAAAGATAAAAGAATTTTGGTTGTAGGATTGGGTAAGACCGGTGCGTCTTTGGCTCACTTCTTAACTAAGCACGGCGCTCAAGTGACGGTGACAGATCATAAATCTAAACCCGAACTTTCAACTCAGCTTGAACAGCTGGGCGAATTGCCAATCAAGTTTGAGCTTGGTGGCCACAGCCCTAAGACTTTCATTGCCCAAGATCTGGTGATCTTGTCTCCGGGGGTTCCGAGTAATTTAAAAATCTTTGATTACGCTCGTTCTCAAGGTATCCGCATCACGGGTGAGTTTGAGTTCTCTGCCGGATTTATCAAAGAGCCGATCATTGGCTTGACCGGCACAAACGGTAAAACCACCGTGGCTAAAATTACGGAAGCGATCTTGAAAGAATCTGGAATCAAAACTTGGGTGGGTGGAGCTAACGACAAGCCGCTTGTTGATTACCTTCGTTCAGATGAAAAAGCTCAAGTGGTCATCGCCGAAGTTTCAAGCTTCATGCTTGAACATTGCGATAGCTTCAATCCAATGAATATCGTATTTACGAACTTGGCGGAAAATCATTTAGACCGTTATCGTTCCATGGAAGAATACGTCAACGCCAAACGCCGTATCTTTAAAAATACCAACCAAGCAACAACCAGCATTTTAAATGCAGATGACAATGCGGTGGTCGAGTTAGCGCGTGATCCGGCGGTTCAACGTGGGCGTATTTTCTATTTCTCCCGCAAACCAGCTTTAGAACCGCAAATTATGAACATTGGTGGTGCGGTGAATATTGGCGATGAGATTCGCGTGCGCACCGGCCCAGAGATTGAAAAAGCATTCTCAATCAAGAACATGAAAATGCGTGGGAAACATTCCGTTGAAAACTTAATGGCGGCAATCTTAGCCAGCCGCGAACACGGAGCGACTCGTGAAGCGGTTCAAAAAGTGATCGACACTTTTACAGGTCTTCCGCATCGTATTGAGTACGTTCGCAAAGTCGGCGGAGTTATGTTCTATAACGACTCTAAAGCGACAAACGTACATGCGGTCCTTCGCGCTTTGGATACTTTTGATGAAAACGTGATTTTGATCGCGGGTGGTAAAGATACAAATCTGAACTATGAACCATTGCGTACTGCGGTGAAGCGTAAGGTGAAGACCTTGATCTTGGTCGGGGAAGCAAAAGAACGCATCAATCGCGACCTTGGTGATTTCTCTGAAACATTCCTGATTGGTACGTTTGAGGAGGCGGTTTTAATCGCATATCAAAAGTCGAGAATCGGGGACACGGTTCTGCTTTCTCCGGGCTGTTCAAGCTTTGACATGTTTGACAGTTTTGAAGAACGCGGCGATTATTTTAAGGAAATCGTTAGAAAATTTCATTGA
- the mraY gene encoding phospho-N-acetylmuramoyl-pentapeptide-transferase, translated as MLYQWLYSMADQFSPLNVFRYITVRTFISFFTAFFLCWLWGPYFIRRLQLKHFGQAIRDDGPQSHKKKAGTPTMGGGLILLSTLIPCLLWVDMMNPLVWAVLLITWGFGMIGYMDDWLKVSKKNSKGLSGKVRLAGEFLISGAVIGYLVYFHGLSTAVTIPFMKAVSLDLGYFYIIFGALVVVGTANAVNLTDGLDGLAIVPVMISAATLGLFAYVCGHFSIASYLQIPHVVGAGELTPVAATIVAAGMGFLWFNAYPAQVFMGDVGSLSLGGFLGSMAVITQNELLMVVLGGVFVVEALSVITQVISFKTTGKRVFKMAPIHHHFELGGLTETKIIVRFWIISILLAVLSLATLKLR; from the coding sequence ATGCTTTATCAATGGCTTTATTCAATGGCGGACCAATTTTCTCCGCTGAATGTTTTCCGATACATTACCGTTCGTACTTTTATTTCATTTTTCACGGCGTTTTTCTTGTGCTGGTTGTGGGGACCTTATTTCATCCGCCGCCTGCAATTAAAACACTTTGGTCAAGCGATTCGCGATGACGGTCCTCAAAGTCATAAAAAGAAAGCCGGGACACCTACAATGGGTGGTGGTTTGATCTTGTTGTCGACTTTAATTCCGTGTTTGTTGTGGGTCGATATGATGAATCCGTTAGTGTGGGCTGTTTTGCTGATCACTTGGGGGTTCGGCATGATCGGTTACATGGATGATTGGCTCAAAGTAAGTAAGAAAAATTCTAAAGGTCTTTCGGGCAAGGTTCGTTTAGCGGGAGAGTTTTTGATCAGCGGTGCTGTCATTGGTTACTTGGTTTATTTCCATGGTCTTAGCACGGCGGTGACCATCCCGTTTATGAAAGCAGTGTCTTTAGATTTAGGCTATTTCTATATCATCTTTGGTGCGCTGGTGGTGGTGGGCACTGCCAATGCCGTGAACCTCACCGACGGCTTAGATGGTTTAGCGATTGTGCCGGTGATGATTTCCGCGGCTACTTTAGGTCTTTTTGCTTATGTTTGCGGTCACTTTTCGATTGCTTCGTATTTGCAGATTCCTCACGTTGTGGGTGCGGGTGAATTAACTCCGGTTGCGGCCACAATAGTAGCTGCAGGAATGGGCTTTTTGTGGTTTAACGCGTACCCTGCACAAGTCTTCATGGGGGACGTAGGTTCATTGTCTTTAGGAGGATTCCTGGGATCCATGGCTGTGATCACGCAAAACGAATTGCTCATGGTGGTCCTGGGCGGGGTTTTTGTGGTGGAAGCTTTATCGGTGATCACTCAAGTGATCTCCTTTAAGACGACGGGAAAAAGAGTATTTAAAATGGCTCCGATTCATCATCATTTTGAATTGGGTGGACTGACTGAAACAAAAATTATTGTCCGCTTCTGGATCATCTCGATCTTGCTTGCGGTCTTAAGCTTGGCGACGTTGAAATTGAGGTAA
- a CDS encoding CBS domain-containing protein: protein MKMALKDHMTKKLITVSLNAPASEARRLMSNFWIRHLPVMDEQEDYIVGMISDRDLLGASSTETPVSKLMSSPIKTFDINTPIKAVVAAMLEEKISAFLITKHEDVVGIVTSEDMLVLLNEILGKDEADRWSIMELFSSPAIQRTAYTVSQAGI, encoded by the coding sequence ATGAAAATGGCTTTAAAAGATCATATGACCAAGAAACTTATCACCGTCAGCTTAAATGCTCCGGCTTCGGAAGCCCGACGACTGATGTCGAATTTCTGGATTCGTCACCTCCCGGTTATGGACGAGCAAGAAGACTATATCGTGGGAATGATTTCTGACCGCGATCTTTTAGGGGCTTCTTCGACTGAAACACCAGTTTCTAAACTGATGAGTTCGCCGATTAAGACTTTTGACATCAATACGCCTATTAAAGCGGTGGTTGCAGCGATGTTAGAAGAAAAAATATCAGCATTTCTGATTACGAAGCACGAGGATGTCGTGGGCATAGTGACATCCGAGGACATGCTCGTTTTATTAAATGAAATTTTAGGAAAAGATGAAGCGGACCGTTGGTCCATCATGGAGCTATTTTCTAGCCCCGCCATTCAACGGACCGCCTACACTGTGAGCCAAGCGGGAATTTAG
- a CDS encoding UDP-N-acetylmuramoyl-tripeptide--D-alanyl-D-alanine ligase: protein MRAVDVQFVIKATGAQTISLKEKNFAGIGTDSRADLKGQLFIALKGEAFDAHKFLEMAVQKGAAALLVHEENEQVAKLKGQVTILKVPDTLIALQRMGTAARRESNAKVLGITGSNGKTTTKEFAAALIDTVKDVHYNKGSFNNHWGVPFTLLQLPAIKDVAIIEMGMNHAGELTELVKIAEPDVVVCTMVGRAHMEFFGTIEKVAEAKEEIYNAAKPEALRIYNLDNPQTHNMYVKAMEKYPKDRLLTFSAEDPRADIHLTIHSMSMRELVVKGRIKGKDGQAAVQVFGAQNLTNLMAAAALAYAAGLTPEQIWKGLPACKTNWGRNQLVHLKSGAQMIFDAYNANPDSMKALIDNMKLLTVPGRKVGVFGQMREMGPASPDLHEELGFWVARAGFDRVYFIGDDAMSFHAGLMKADYENPSMIEKDYTEQMGKDLAQYLKDGDIAVLKASRGTKLERFVFPCEPLDFSEKT from the coding sequence ATGAGAGCCGTTGACGTTCAATTTGTAATTAAAGCCACAGGCGCGCAAACAATCAGCCTGAAAGAAAAAAACTTTGCGGGGATCGGCACAGACTCGCGCGCCGATTTAAAAGGTCAACTTTTTATTGCCCTTAAAGGTGAAGCTTTTGATGCGCATAAGTTTTTAGAAATGGCCGTACAAAAAGGGGCTGCGGCTTTATTGGTTCATGAAGAAAATGAACAGGTCGCGAAACTTAAGGGCCAAGTCACTATTTTAAAAGTTCCTGACACCTTAATCGCTTTACAGCGCATGGGGACGGCGGCTCGTCGTGAATCCAATGCAAAAGTTTTAGGTATTACCGGTTCAAATGGAAAAACGACAACCAAAGAATTTGCGGCGGCTTTAATCGACACGGTTAAAGACGTTCATTATAACAAAGGCAGTTTTAATAACCACTGGGGTGTGCCGTTTACTCTTTTGCAGCTTCCAGCCATTAAAGATGTCGCGATCATTGAAATGGGCATGAATCACGCCGGCGAATTGACGGAGCTGGTGAAAATTGCCGAACCCGATGTTGTGGTGTGTACCATGGTGGGGCGCGCCCATATGGAATTTTTTGGCACGATTGAAAAAGTCGCGGAAGCCAAAGAAGAAATTTACAACGCGGCAAAACCAGAAGCTTTGCGTATCTATAATTTGGATAACCCGCAAACTCACAATATGTACGTGAAGGCGATGGAAAAATATCCGAAAGATCGTTTGTTGACGTTTTCGGCCGAAGATCCACGCGCGGATATTCATTTAACGATTCATTCAATGAGTATGAGGGAGTTGGTCGTTAAGGGGCGTATCAAAGGCAAAGACGGGCAAGCGGCCGTACAAGTTTTTGGGGCTCAAAATTTAACGAATTTGATGGCGGCTGCGGCTCTGGCTTACGCCGCCGGCCTGACACCTGAACAAATCTGGAAAGGTTTGCCCGCGTGTAAAACTAATTGGGGTCGTAATCAGTTGGTGCATTTAAAATCAGGTGCGCAAATGATTTTTGATGCCTATAACGCCAACCCTGACAGCATGAAAGCCTTGATTGATAATATGAAATTGTTAACGGTGCCGGGGCGTAAGGTCGGCGTCTTTGGACAGATGCGTGAAATGGGACCCGCCTCGCCGGATTTGCACGAAGAATTGGGATTTTGGGTCGCGCGTGCGGGATTTGATCGAGTGTACTTTATTGGTGATGATGCGATGTCTTTTCACGCCGGCTTAATGAAGGCGGACTATGAAAATCCATCGATGATCGAGAAGGACTATACCGAACAGATGGGTAAAGACTTAGCTCAGTACTTAAAAGACGGAGATATCGCCGTCCTGAAAGCATCGCGCGGAACAAAGCTTGAACGCTTTGTTTTCCCGTGTGAGCCGCTGGATTTTTCAGAGAAAACTTAA
- a CDS encoding UDP-N-acetylmuramoyl-L-alanyl-D-glutamate--2,6-diaminopimelate ligase: MKLNRLLSILPEISSENLTQDAQVAGVFNDARLVTPGSVFVAIKGSALDGHKFIPDAVSKGALALVVEDRALVPTNFSGVVIQVQNSRTALDLLASRFYLDPGQELFCIGVTGTNGKTSVTYMTEAILNAGHIPTGVVGTINHHLKDKIWASEMTTPDPVFLQKRLREFRDEGALAAALEVSSHALDQKRVDSVPFNTVIFTNLTRDHLDYHKDMDNYFEAKQRLFTDLLWKTPKSPCYAIVNTADKYGRRLQIAGPAVLWTYGDKDSDLRYQIKKMDFALTHFTVDTPRGSGEVLLPMSGVHNVLNALAALGAGLSAGLSLEICIQALNNFTGVPGRLQSVPNQKELSVFVDYAHSPDALENVLKSLNQVRENLKSSARIWTIFGCGGDRDKGKRPLMAQMALKYSDQVVITSDNPRTEDPQSIINEILTGVTAADKDKTSAILDREEAIRSTIKKAAPGDVILIAGKGHEDYQIIGKEKRPFSDVGVAEKALQERSV, from the coding sequence ATGAAACTCAATCGGTTACTTTCTATTCTTCCAGAAATATCTTCTGAAAATCTGACGCAAGATGCGCAGGTGGCAGGCGTCTTTAACGATGCTCGTCTTGTCACGCCCGGATCTGTTTTTGTGGCGATTAAAGGCAGCGCTTTGGATGGGCATAAGTTTATCCCCGATGCGGTATCAAAAGGGGCGTTAGCTCTCGTTGTTGAAGACAGGGCCCTTGTTCCGACAAACTTTTCAGGCGTGGTCATTCAGGTTCAAAACAGCCGCACGGCTTTAGATCTTCTGGCCAGCCGCTTTTATTTGGATCCCGGCCAAGAACTTTTCTGCATTGGGGTTACGGGCACGAACGGGAAGACTTCGGTCACTTATATGACCGAAGCGATTTTAAATGCCGGTCATATCCCGACGGGTGTGGTGGGCACTATCAATCATCATTTAAAAGATAAAATTTGGGCGTCAGAGATGACAACACCCGATCCCGTGTTTTTACAAAAGCGCTTGCGCGAGTTCCGCGATGAGGGAGCTTTGGCGGCGGCACTTGAAGTGTCGTCTCATGCTCTGGATCAAAAGCGCGTGGACAGTGTTCCTTTTAACACCGTGATCTTTACGAATCTTACACGTGATCATTTGGATTATCACAAAGACATGGATAATTACTTTGAAGCAAAACAAAGATTGTTCACGGATCTGCTGTGGAAGACTCCCAAAAGTCCTTGTTATGCGATTGTAAACACCGCGGATAAGTATGGGCGCCGTTTGCAGATCGCGGGACCGGCGGTTCTTTGGACTTACGGAGATAAAGATTCAGATCTCCGCTATCAAATTAAAAAAATGGATTTTGCCCTGACTCATTTCACGGTGGATACGCCTCGCGGTTCCGGTGAAGTTCTATTGCCTATGTCTGGGGTTCATAATGTGCTTAATGCCTTGGCGGCTCTGGGGGCCGGATTATCGGCAGGCTTGTCATTAGAAATCTGTATTCAAGCGCTGAATAATTTTACGGGTGTGCCGGGACGTTTGCAGTCCGTGCCTAATCAAAAAGAGCTTTCGGTATTTGTCGACTATGCCCATTCACCAGACGCCTTGGAAAATGTTTTAAAGTCCTTAAATCAAGTGCGTGAAAACTTAAAATCCTCAGCGCGCATTTGGACGATCTTTGGTTGTGGTGGTGATCGAGATAAAGGTAAAAGACCTTTGATGGCGCAAATGGCGCTAAAATATTCTGACCAGGTCGTGATCACTTCTGATAATCCTCGCACCGAAGATCCGCAAAGCATTATCAATGAAATTTTAACCGGTGTCACTGCGGCTGATAAAGATAAGACCTCGGCCATCCTAGACCGTGAAGAAGCTATTCGCAGTACTATAAAAAAGGCGGCTCCTGGTGATGTCATACTTATCGCCGGTAAGGGGCATGAAGATTATCAAATCATCGGTAAAGAAAAACGCCCGTTTAGTGATGTGGGTGTAGCTGAAAAAGCGCTACAAGAAAGGTCCGTATGA
- a CDS encoding alpha/beta hydrolase, with translation MRQLGKINCLEINNDDNAPWVILFHGYGADCNDLFSLGDMISTKKTYNYLFPNGILEVPIGPGWTGRAWWPIDMMEIQRAAEQGTHRDFSQNTPKGMDKAYQAASEMIRQMKIPWNKIILGGFSQGAMLATELYLRAPETPAGLAILSGTLLHQEEWKKLIPARTGQRFFQSHGQLDTVLGFKQAQQLETLLNQNGMKGSLLGFRGAHEIPGPVLLKLGEYLNSL, from the coding sequence ATGAGACAACTCGGAAAAATAAATTGCCTAGAAATAAATAATGACGATAACGCGCCTTGGGTGATTCTGTTTCACGGCTATGGTGCAGATTGCAATGATCTGTTCTCTTTAGGAGACATGATTAGTACTAAAAAAACCTACAACTATCTTTTTCCGAATGGGATTTTAGAAGTTCCGATTGGTCCAGGGTGGACCGGCCGGGCCTGGTGGCCCATAGATATGATGGAAATTCAAAGAGCAGCCGAACAGGGCACGCATCGTGATTTTTCGCAAAACACCCCTAAGGGCATGGATAAAGCTTATCAAGCGGCCTCTGAAATGATTCGTCAGATGAAAATTCCTTGGAACAAAATTATTTTAGGCGGATTTAGCCAAGGCGCTATGCTGGCGACCGAGCTTTATTTGCGCGCTCCGGAAACTCCGGCGGGCTTGGCGATTTTGTCAGGAACTCTTTTGCATCAAGAAGAATGGAAAAAACTCATCCCCGCCCGCACGGGTCAAAGATTCTTTCAAAGTCATGGACAATTAGATACGGTTCTTGGATTTAAGCAGGCCCAGCAATTAGAAACTTTGCTGAACCAAAATGGCATGAAAGGAAGTTTGTTGGGATTCCGCGGAGCTCACGAAATCCCGGGTCCGGTCTTATTGAAACTGGGTGAGTATTTAAATTCCCTTTAG
- a CDS encoding RecQ family ATP-dependent DNA helicase — translation MKVSSMEIISSVREDLLQKYFKLPEFRRGQKEIIASALDKKDVLAVLPTGGGKSLCYQYPAIYFQKLVIVICPLIALMKDQVSSLRRLGIPAGCLHSGQSDDAKREVFAELNKGGAFVLYLSPERAQKEGFQKWIQNRDVALFAIDEAHCVSQWGHDFREEYAQLNILKKLCPQVPILALTASATPTVLDDISKHLALHKPERRVHGFYRPNLYYQVELCENDDAKMDFLLQGIKNHPSGRIIVYCGTRKVTESLAESLGKKFAKVGYYHAGLPAEQRTKTQEAYERGDLRILVATNAFGMGIDQPDVRLVVHFQIPANIDALYQEMGRAGRDGKDSTCLVLYSKKDKGLQSYFIHNSEAPEEIKSARWRNLDALVNYSEGGECRHAEVLTYYKDAQRIERCGHCDNCDAKSTRKVVKPITSFVKVDQALDAIKTTLKKTKKTKSKQTDIVLDAMAEQRYEVLRAWRRERARQLDAPAFVIFSDQTLRHLAQRNPRNLDEMRQVHGIGDQKLEKFGWDVLAELGK, via the coding sequence ATGAAAGTGTCGTCTATGGAAATCATCTCGTCCGTCCGCGAAGATCTGCTACAAAAGTATTTTAAACTGCCAGAGTTTCGCCGCGGTCAAAAAGAGATCATTGCTTCCGCCCTTGATAAAAAAGATGTTTTGGCTGTTTTGCCAACCGGCGGTGGCAAGTCCCTTTGTTATCAGTACCCCGCCATTTATTTTCAAAAATTGGTTATCGTGATATGCCCGCTGATCGCTTTGATGAAAGATCAAGTCAGCTCTTTACGTCGTTTAGGAATTCCGGCCGGATGCTTGCATTCGGGACAATCAGATGATGCCAAGCGCGAAGTCTTTGCAGAGCTCAACAAGGGTGGCGCCTTTGTTTTGTATTTGTCACCAGAACGTGCGCAAAAAGAGGGTTTTCAAAAATGGATTCAAAATCGTGATGTAGCTCTTTTTGCCATTGATGAAGCCCACTGTGTTTCGCAATGGGGTCATGATTTCCGCGAAGAATATGCGCAGTTGAATATTTTAAAAAAACTATGCCCCCAAGTTCCGATCTTGGCGTTGACGGCGTCGGCAACGCCGACGGTCTTGGATGATATTTCCAAACACTTGGCTTTGCATAAGCCTGAGCGTCGCGTGCACGGTTTCTATCGTCCTAATTTATATTATCAAGTCGAGCTTTGTGAAAACGATGACGCGAAAATGGATTTTTTACTTCAAGGAATTAAAAATCATCCTTCCGGTCGTATTATTGTTTATTGCGGAACTCGCAAAGTCACAGAAAGCTTGGCAGAGTCCTTAGGTAAGAAATTTGCTAAAGTAGGCTACTATCACGCAGGTCTTCCGGCAGAACAACGCACGAAAACTCAAGAAGCTTACGAACGCGGCGATCTGCGAATTTTGGTGGCGACCAATGCCTTCGGGATGGGGATTGATCAACCGGATGTCCGTTTGGTGGTGCACTTTCAAATTCCGGCGAACATCGATGCTCTTTATCAAGAGATGGGTCGTGCGGGGCGTGACGGAAAAGATTCGACATGTCTGGTGTTGTATTCAAAAAAAGACAAAGGCTTGCAAAGTTATTTCATTCACAATTCAGAAGCCCCGGAAGAAATTAAAAGTGCTCGCTGGCGAAATCTTGATGCCTTGGTTAATTACTCTGAGGGTGGGGAATGTCGTCATGCCGAAGTCCTGACTTACTATAAAGATGCGCAACGGATTGAACGTTGCGGGCATTGCGATAACTGTGACGCCAAGTCTACGCGCAAGGTGGTTAAGCCGATCACTTCCTTTGTCAAAGTGGATCAAGCATTAGACGCTATTAAAACCACGCTTAAGAAAACCAAAAAGACCAAATCAAAACAAACCGACATCGTTTTGGATGCAATGGCCGAACAAAGATACGAAGTCTTGCGGGCTTGGCGTCGCGAACGTGCTCGCCAATTGGACGCGCCGGCCTTCGTGATCTTTAGCGATCAGACTTTAAGGCATTTGGCTCAGCGCAACCCACGCAACTTAGATGAAATGCGGCAGGTTCATGGCATTGGGGACCAAAAGCTTGAAAAATTTGGCTGGGATGTTTTGGCGGAATTAGGAAAATAG